Part of the Varibaculum massiliense genome is shown below.
GCGTACATCCGGGAAAGATAAGAATAGGTCGTGTTTACCGGGGTAACGTTCCATGGTCAACCGCCGAGAAAGCCGCCAGGCATTAGCGCACATGGTTTGCACGTTGAGCACCGAATCGGTAAACATCATTTCCCGCTTGCGTTTCCCGGTGGAAGAAGCAGTAGAAGTCAGGAAATAGGTGGGAACCTGAGTGGCTTCCCCCGCCAAAAGATTCTTTTGCGCAATCGTTATCGCGCGTACCCATCCGAAACGCACTAGCGCATCCGGGGTACCTTTCCACTGAGAAACCAGAGGCCACCCCTGTAAGGACGGATCTCGCTGCCAGGTTTCCAGACGTTTAGGTAAAGTGCCATCAACCTTGGGGTCCCAACCCATCAAGGAATCAACGTAGGCAGAGTCCGCTGACTGCAGCGGTACTTCTTTCTTGGCTGCGCGGCGTGAAAAAATTTCCGCGAGGGCGCGGGCTCCGAACCGCTGGGAAGTTCCCCCCGCCATTTCAATCCAGGGAGAATCGAGCAGGAGACCATCCACCTGGTCGGGGTGACGATTAGCCCAATAGGCGGCAGTCAGTCCGCCGGTGGAATGACCGGCTAATACTAGCGGCAAACCGGGATGTTCTGCGCGAATAACCTCCAGCGCTGCGAAAATATCCAGGTCATAAGACAGGAGGTCATCAGTCCAGCCGAAAGTCTGCCATTTGCGCAGCGAGCGCCCATATTTACACAAATCAATTGCGTAAAAGGCGCCCCCCGCTAAGGAAACGTGACGAGCCAATTCCCGCTGGAAGAAATAATCATTCCAACCATGAATGAACAGGCAGGTAAAAGTACTTTCATCCGGGGTGCCTGAAATTGCCCAAGGATCTTCGGAAGGCAGGTGCCGCACCAAAGTGGCGCACAGTTCTCCCTCTTCATCGCGCGGTAGCTCCACTGTGCGTGCCTGAAATCCCTTGCCGAGAATATCTGGTACCCAACGCCCTACCGGTGCCGGTGTGGCCGGTGGCTGCGTCGGTAAAGAAGCAGCTGATGATCTCCCTTTCCCCATTTTCTTTCCTCTAGTTACTGTGTTTTCCCTGGTGCAGCCCACTGTTGCGTTCAATCTCCGCATTTACTTCCGCAATAGCTTCCGCCAAGGTGGGGCCTTCCAGATTCCCAATCCGGAACGCTTCCCAACCGTCAACTTCGTTATTGCCCCCTACCTGCTCGAATGCAACTTGCACCTGATCAGTAAGTTGCCCGTCACCGGGGTCAATCAGGCCCTCTTGCTTTAACAAGGCTTCGCAAATCCGCCCGCGCTCATCTGACCACAGCAACACCGCGTCTTGACCGACTAGGGCAGAAATAGATTGCAGCCCTTCCGGGTCTTTTTGTAGCATTTGCGGGGTAGCTACCGACTCTGATTCCTCTGCTTCAACCGCGGCTTCAGCGGAGGTCTCTTCACTTTCTGCCTCGCCCTCGCCAAAGGCGCTTTCCGCTTCTGCTACCGGTGATTCC
Proteins encoded:
- a CDS encoding alpha/beta hydrolase; its protein translation is MGKGRSSAASLPTQPPATPAPVGRWVPDILGKGFQARTVELPRDEEGELCATLVRHLPSEDPWAISGTPDESTFTCLFIHGWNDYFFQRELARHVSLAGGAFYAIDLCKYGRSLRKWQTFGWTDDLLSYDLDIFAALEVIRAEHPGLPLVLAGHSTGGLTAAYWANRHPDQVDGLLLDSPWIEMAGGTSQRFGARALAEIFSRRAAKKEVPLQSADSAYVDSLMGWDPKVDGTLPKRLETWQRDPSLQGWPLVSQWKGTPDALVRFGWVRAITIAQKNLLAGEATQVPTYFLTSTASSTGKRKREMMFTDSVLNVQTMCANAWRLSRRLTMERYPGKHDLFLSFPDVRQEVWFGIHRWLGQALPGQARPVSDIGDTAARAICP